One genomic segment of Deltaproteobacteria bacterium includes these proteins:
- a CDS encoding (2Fe-2S)-binding protein, translating to MLVCHCLAIRDREVRSAIAQGAETSSEVARSCGAGNRCGGCVPLIEEMLAEHTARHAARANGSAGQPAANA from the coding sequence ATGCTCGTTTGCCACTGCCTCGCGATCCGCGACAGGGAGGTTCGTTCGGCGATCGCGCAGGGCGCCGAAACATCGAGCGAGGTCGCGCGGAGCTGCGGCGCCGGGAATCGCTGCGGCGGCTGCGTTCCTTTGATCGAGGAGATGCTCGCGGAGCACACTGCACGGCACGCGGCTCGCGCGAACGGAAGCGCGGGTCAACCTGCGGCGAACGCCTGA
- the bfr gene encoding bacterioferritin has protein sequence MPRGDAQVLEALNEILTAELTAINQYFIHAKMCANWGYVRLAKKKREESIGEMKDADRLIERILYLDGTPNLQRLFPVRVGEDAIEQHKLDLELEVSAVARYNAAIELARSKGDNGTRELLERHLIDEEESVDWLETQLSLVEQVGRERYLAEQIDE, from the coding sequence ATGCCCCGCGGTGATGCTCAAGTCCTCGAAGCCCTGAACGAGATCCTCACGGCCGAGCTGACGGCGATCAATCAGTACTTCATCCACGCCAAGATGTGCGCGAACTGGGGCTATGTGCGCCTCGCGAAGAAGAAGCGCGAGGAGTCGATCGGCGAGATGAAGGACGCGGATCGGCTGATCGAGCGCATCCTCTATCTCGACGGCACGCCGAATCTGCAGCGCCTGTTCCCCGTGCGTGTTGGGGAGGATGCGATCGAGCAGCACAAGCTCGACCTCGAGCTCGAGGTGAGCGCGGTCGCTCGATACAACGCCGCGATCGAGCTGGCGCGCTCCAAGGGTGACAACGGCACGCGAGAGCTGCTCGAGCGCCACCTCATCGACGAGGAAGAGAGCGTCGACTGGCTCGAGACGCAGCTGAGCCTCGTCGAGCAGGTTGGTCGAGAGCGTTACCTCGCGGAGCAGATCGACGAGTAG
- a CDS encoding dienelactone hydrolase family protein, with translation MARMQLSTSRIEIPVGAARMPAFVAKPAAGGARSAVIVLMEAYGLVANFERDVERIARMGYVAVAPDLYHRQAPDNRADYADLKKAIGLMRNLKDEEFLADMRATVAHLRASPEVGARPIGVAGFCMGGRLSFLAACELPELRASAPFYGGGIGALLDRAPKISCPLHLFFGQLDYFIPQEEVRAIEQRLRALGKTFALENYAGAVHGFCCEERAESYHPEAARDAWAKLEAFLAANLRAS, from the coding sequence ATGGCACGGATGCAGCTCAGCACCTCCCGCATCGAGATCCCCGTCGGCGCGGCGCGCATGCCCGCGTTCGTCGCGAAGCCCGCCGCGGGCGGCGCGCGCTCGGCGGTGATCGTGCTGATGGAGGCGTACGGGCTCGTCGCCAACTTCGAGCGCGACGTCGAGCGCATCGCGCGAATGGGCTACGTCGCGGTCGCGCCCGATCTCTACCACCGGCAGGCGCCTGACAACCGCGCTGATTACGCGGACTTGAAGAAGGCCATCGGCCTGATGCGCAATCTGAAGGACGAGGAGTTCCTCGCCGATATGCGCGCGACGGTCGCGCACCTGCGCGCATCGCCCGAGGTCGGCGCGCGGCCGATCGGTGTCGCGGGCTTCTGCATGGGCGGGCGGCTCAGCTTCCTCGCCGCGTGCGAGCTGCCCGAGCTGCGCGCGAGCGCGCCGTTCTACGGCGGCGGCATCGGCGCGCTGCTCGATCGCGCGCCGAAGATCTCGTGCCCGCTGCACCTCTTCTTCGGGCAGCTCGACTACTTCATTCCGCAGGAAGAAGTGCGCGCGATCGAGCAGCGGCTGCGCGCGCTCGGCAAGACCTTCGCGCTCGAGAACTACGCGGGCGCGGTGCACGGCTTCTGCTGCGAGGAGCGCGCGGAGTCGTATCACCCGGAAGCCGCGCGCGACGCGTGGGCGAAGCTCGAGGCGTTTCTCGCGGCGAACCTGCGCGCGAGTTGA